A single region of the Salicibibacter cibi genome encodes:
- the fdhF gene encoding formate dehydrogenase subunit alpha, with product MPDVTVNGKRIHAKEKQNVLDVLTEHDIEVPSLCYHPSLGAIETCDTCIVSVNGELVRSCSATVKDGDAIATNEEAHEAQLIAMDRILGNHELYCTVCDYNNGNCEIHNAVKEMRMSHQETPFDFKPYEVDRNAFYRYDPDQCILCGRCVEACQDVQVTETLTIDWDRQRPRVIWDKDSPIEESSCVNCGHCSTVCPCNAMMEVGMEGEAGFLTGIKDSSMRPLINITKEVETGYEQLMTISDMEASMRENRIEKTKTVCTYCGVGCSFDVWTKDRKVLKVEPQSEAPANGISTCVKGKFGWDFVNSEERLTKPLIREGDAFREAEWEEAYDLIVHKFKEEKEKNGPDSLAFITSSKCTNEDSYVMQKLSRAVIGTNNVDNCSRYCQSPATMGLWRTVGYGGDSGSITDIEKAELVIITGSNTAEAHPVLATRVKRSQKLHGQKVIVADLRKHEMADRADRFVQPKAGSDLVWISAVTKYIIDKGWHDQAFLDEHVNGLKDYIKSLEPYTLDYAEEVTGLTKEEMIEIATSIHEAETTSFLWAMGITQHGGGSDTSTAISNLMLVTGNYMKPGAGTYPLRGHNNVQGASDFGSMPDRFPGYEKVHDDAVRERYEKGWDVDLPAEPGLNNHEMVAAIHDGNLNVMYLKGEEMGIVDSNANYVQEALEKLDFFVVQDIFFSKTAEFADVVLPASPSFEKEGTFTNTERRFQRLYQVFDPLGDSKPDWKIIMEIANRMGANWNFEHPSEIMDEAASLAPMFAGVSYDRLEGYNSLQWPVAADGTDTPLLFENRFPFPDGKAKLFPVEWTKPLEMGEEYDLHVNNGRMLEHFHEGNLTYKSEGITKKTPSVFLEVSPELAKERGLEDGTVVRLTSPYGNVKVPCLVTDRVKGKELYLPMNDSGDGAINYLTSSHADKDTDTPAYKEVSAKMEILEPKGESPLPRINHRNGNPQPQIGVAVEKKWERKDYTFPGDLVKERRSQHNG from the coding sequence ATGCCGGATGTAACGGTAAATGGCAAGCGTATACATGCAAAGGAAAAGCAGAACGTACTGGATGTATTGACTGAACATGACATTGAAGTGCCAAGCCTGTGTTACCACCCAAGCCTTGGTGCTATTGAAACGTGTGACACGTGCATCGTCAGTGTGAACGGAGAATTGGTACGTTCGTGCTCCGCGACGGTAAAGGACGGAGACGCGATCGCTACGAACGAAGAGGCACATGAAGCACAACTAATCGCGATGGACCGCATTCTCGGTAATCATGAACTGTACTGTACAGTCTGTGATTACAACAACGGCAACTGCGAGATACATAATGCGGTCAAAGAGATGAGAATGAGCCATCAAGAGACCCCTTTTGATTTCAAGCCCTATGAAGTGGACCGCAATGCTTTCTATCGTTATGATCCCGATCAGTGCATTTTGTGCGGGCGGTGTGTGGAAGCTTGTCAAGACGTGCAAGTAACGGAAACGCTAACGATCGATTGGGACAGGCAGCGCCCGCGCGTTATCTGGGACAAGGACTCTCCTATCGAAGAATCTTCTTGTGTTAATTGCGGGCATTGTTCGACGGTGTGCCCGTGCAACGCCATGATGGAAGTGGGCATGGAAGGCGAAGCTGGTTTTTTAACGGGAATTAAAGATTCCTCCATGCGCCCGCTCATCAATATTACCAAAGAGGTAGAAACGGGTTATGAGCAACTCATGACCATCTCAGATATGGAAGCCTCGATGCGAGAAAATCGCATTGAAAAAACAAAAACCGTATGTACGTACTGTGGAGTAGGTTGCTCCTTTGATGTCTGGACGAAAGATCGCAAAGTTCTCAAAGTTGAGCCGCAGTCGGAAGCGCCGGCAAACGGAATTTCTACTTGTGTAAAAGGGAAGTTTGGCTGGGACTTTGTCAATAGTGAGGAGCGGTTGACGAAACCGCTGATTCGGGAAGGAGATGCTTTCCGGGAGGCGGAATGGGAAGAAGCTTACGATTTGATCGTCCATAAATTCAAGGAAGAAAAAGAGAAAAACGGTCCCGACTCACTTGCGTTTATTACGTCTTCCAAATGTACGAACGAAGATTCATATGTCATGCAAAAGCTCAGCCGCGCGGTGATCGGAACAAACAACGTTGATAATTGCTCCCGTTATTGCCAATCCCCGGCCACGATGGGGCTATGGAGAACGGTTGGTTACGGCGGCGATTCTGGAAGTATCACAGACATCGAAAAAGCTGAGCTCGTCATTATTACCGGTTCGAATACGGCGGAAGCCCATCCGGTACTTGCGACAAGGGTGAAACGGTCTCAAAAACTTCATGGACAAAAAGTAATTGTCGCGGATCTGCGTAAACACGAAATGGCCGATCGGGCCGACCGTTTTGTCCAACCGAAAGCGGGATCGGATCTCGTCTGGATTTCAGCCGTCACGAAATACATCATTGATAAAGGTTGGCATGACCAGGCGTTTTTAGATGAGCATGTCAACGGCTTAAAAGATTATATCAAAAGCCTTGAACCGTACACCCTCGATTATGCCGAGGAAGTTACCGGTTTGACGAAAGAGGAAATGATCGAGATTGCCACATCGATCCACGAAGCGGAAACGACGAGCTTTTTATGGGCGATGGGCATCACGCAACATGGCGGAGGCTCTGACACGAGCACGGCCATATCGAACTTGATGCTCGTGACCGGCAATTACATGAAACCGGGTGCGGGAACGTATCCGTTGCGCGGACATAACAACGTCCAAGGCGCCAGTGACTTTGGCAGCATGCCTGATCGTTTCCCGGGTTACGAAAAAGTGCACGATGATGCGGTCCGTGAACGTTATGAAAAAGGCTGGGATGTGGATCTTCCGGCAGAACCCGGATTGAATAATCATGAAATGGTCGCTGCTATCCACGACGGAAATTTAAATGTGATGTACCTAAAAGGGGAAGAGATGGGTATCGTCGATTCCAACGCCAATTATGTGCAAGAAGCACTCGAAAAATTGGATTTCTTCGTCGTCCAGGACATCTTTTTTTCAAAAACGGCCGAGTTTGCGGATGTAGTGTTGCCTGCGTCTCCAAGTTTTGAAAAAGAGGGAACGTTTACGAATACGGAACGCCGTTTTCAGCGTTTGTATCAAGTGTTCGATCCGCTCGGCGATTCAAAGCCTGATTGGAAAATTATTATGGAAATCGCCAATCGCATGGGTGCAAACTGGAACTTCGAGCATCCAAGCGAAATTATGGATGAAGCAGCCTCCCTGGCCCCGATGTTTGCAGGCGTCAGCTATGATCGCCTGGAAGGGTATAACAGCTTGCAATGGCCGGTAGCCGCAGATGGCACAGATACGCCGCTTCTATTCGAGAATCGGTTCCCGTTTCCGGACGGCAAAGCAAAGCTTTTTCCTGTGGAGTGGACGAAACCGCTTGAGATGGGTGAAGAATATGACCTTCACGTCAATAACGGGCGTATGCTCGAACATTTCCACGAAGGAAATCTGACGTATAAATCCGAAGGGATAACGAAGAAAACACCGAGTGTTTTTCTTGAAGTCTCTCCGGAACTTGCGAAAGAACGCGGGCTGGAAGATGGAACGGTGGTGCGTTTAACGTCGCCTTACGGCAATGTGAAAGTTCCTTGTCTCGTTACGGATCGCGTAAAAGGCAAAGAACTGTATTTGCCGATGAATGACTCGGGCGATGGAGCGATTAACTATTTAACGAGCAGCCATGCCGATAAAGATACGGATACCCCCGCTTATAAAGAAGTCTCGGCCAAAATGGAAATTCTGGAACCGAAAGGAGAAAGCCCATTGCCGAGAATCAACCATCGCAATGGCAACCCGCAACCGCAAATAGGGGTAGCGGTGGAAAAGAAATGGGAACGCAAGGATTACACATTTCCAGGCGATCTCGTGAAAGAAAGGAGGTCTCAGCACAATGGCTAA
- a CDS encoding DUF1641 domain-containing protein, translated as MAKATKVIHRIEPTDEELRKRDWDQIEATLLENKDVIADTFELMKQLQEREVFHALNALLKQGDEVLERLTTAIDNSEATQSMKNSLLMFSVLGNLNMEEIEPLILKVNAAVSQVAEYEHYGKEGGGYPALLRTMKDPEVVEGMNVMMAFLKGFGANQEHKEKLEDQGAQLQHESEKPVSGSRVSRRSSPSSNKWYVAAAGVSLLVLPFMFKKQGS; from the coding sequence ATGGCTAAAGCGACAAAAGTGATCCATCGCATCGAACCGACCGACGAAGAATTGCGCAAGCGAGATTGGGATCAAATTGAAGCCACCCTTTTGGAAAACAAAGATGTCATCGCCGATACGTTTGAGCTGATGAAACAGCTTCAGGAAAGGGAAGTGTTCCATGCGCTGAACGCCCTCCTTAAACAAGGGGATGAAGTGCTGGAAAGACTGACCACAGCCATTGATAACTCTGAAGCCACCCAATCAATGAAAAACTCGCTGCTCATGTTTAGCGTACTCGGAAACCTAAATATGGAAGAAATAGAACCGCTTATTTTAAAAGTGAATGCGGCCGTTTCCCAAGTGGCCGAATACGAACATTACGGAAAAGAGGGAGGCGGATACCCCGCCCTCCTTCGTACCATGAAAGACCCGGAAGTCGTTGAAGGCATGAATGTGATGATGGCTTTTCTCAAAGGATTCGGCGCTAATCAAGAACACAAAGAAAAATTGGAGGATCAAGGCGCCCAACTTCAACACGAGTCGGAAAAACCGGTATCCGGAAGCCGTGTATCCCGTCGTTCGTCTCCTTCGTCCAACAAATGGTATGTTGCCGCAGCTGGTGTATCTCTGCTTGTTTTGCCTTTTATGTTTAAGAAACAAGGTTCGTGA
- the fdhD gene encoding formate dehydrogenase accessory sulfurtransferase FdhD, whose amino-acid sequence MNEQTQNVRSILRFNSGSTEWKEDIVAAEYPVTIKINGEEFVTMVCSPDYIEDMVVGYLASEGIIARFNEIKELRVDDKNGYVHVALTKKIDHLHRQMQNKRYITSCCGMSRQGFVFAADVKTTKKMRTRQVGIAPEDCFRLMEDMQHAAQTFQETGGVHNAALCTLDGIVLMRMDIGRHNALDKIYGYCLKHGISLQDKIIVFSGRLSSEILLKVAKIGCEVVLSKSAPTDRALELAEELEITSIGFIRAGSLNVYTVPERVVMP is encoded by the coding sequence ATGAATGAGCAGACACAAAACGTTCGGTCCATCCTGCGTTTCAATAGTGGGAGTACTGAATGGAAAGAAGACATCGTCGCAGCCGAATATCCCGTGACGATAAAAATAAATGGGGAAGAGTTCGTGACGATGGTGTGCAGCCCGGACTACATCGAAGATATGGTGGTCGGATACCTTGCCTCGGAAGGGATCATCGCTCGTTTTAACGAGATAAAAGAATTAAGAGTCGATGATAAAAACGGTTATGTTCACGTGGCTTTGACGAAAAAAATCGATCATCTGCACCGGCAAATGCAAAACAAGCGCTACATCACTTCCTGTTGCGGGATGAGCCGACAAGGATTCGTTTTCGCTGCCGATGTGAAAACGACAAAAAAGATGCGCACACGCCAAGTGGGCATCGCTCCGGAGGATTGTTTTCGTCTAATGGAGGACATGCAACATGCGGCGCAGACGTTCCAAGAAACCGGCGGCGTACATAACGCCGCCTTATGCACACTCGATGGCATTGTTCTTATGCGCATGGATATCGGCAGGCATAATGCCCTCGATAAAATCTACGGGTACTGCCTGAAGCACGGCATTTCCTTGCAAGATAAGATTATTGTGTTTAGCGGACGGCTTTCGTCGGAAATCCTCCTGAAAGTGGCAAAAATCGGCTGCGAAGTTGTCCTCTCCAAATCAGCTCCGACCGATCGCGCCCTGGAATTGGCCGAAGAGCTGGAGATTACAAGCATTGGTTTTATTCGCGCCGGATCGCTGAATGTGTATACGGTACCGGAGCGGGTTGTTATGCCGTAA
- a CDS encoding gamma-glutamyltransferase — protein sequence MKKKKIVTFSICATLIVSLLAPSIHAEEPADADSHMTGHGGAVASEDVHASEAGMTILEQEGNAVDAAIAVAAAQGITRPYSGGIGGGGMMLIHLAEEDEPIAIDSRSITPASFNDETYINPDTGEIFPSAMRISSGSSFSIPGTVKNWEVALEEYGTMTFAEVLQPAIDVAEEGFVADENFVRETTENQERFDLFTSTRDIYLNDDGSAPEPGDVIQNPDMAHTYQLLAEEGSEVFYEGEIAEAMVDTINDPPVVDDPDFEAVSSEWLTEYGVLEGDVTMEDFTNYETVTSDPIHTDYRDYDIYGMPPSSSGGLTVGQTFNMLEHYDLENMSGTEAWHHFMEATRYAFADRRAYTGDPAHSEIPVDELLSDEYTEERITNIDSDRASIGQVPPGNPRSEDDEDFFYDFAEDDGAEWDAHKFHRIDTGPESHPFDASFTIEDNTGQIELAERIDGRGSAYGRAAANMNPVEDNEVNLRVRADEEEYDQRLRLWLNGDVWQSGSSVPSNGYGLEINTETGELVLQRVIDGDLATLERIDYPVETDWHDLRFRAEDNELKISAWEADDEEPEEWLAVHELAEEDQLDEPLGRLMMSVINFDYEQTQTFFLDHIEAEPVTEDSETLAEPSQTSIMANDATPPPETTSLEEETQGVQADEEKRIKDEEDIIDESTIHLAASDDEGNVVSYTSTIVSIGGNGMVVPGYGFLLNNAVYGRTPTESPTHPNYPRPDMRSLSSMAPTLVMEDQSPVLTVGAPGNDSILTTVSQIMMNNLDFDKPLPEAIEQPRLSQRNNFNALAEYEENYMDAETEQQIEELEAMAHLFTANTNEQGIGAAVGIEFSDDGQVTAATEPERRGGGSALVQSKTDDEVSAAVLLQLVDRFAEEGEFENDEAVRALDVHLTSVDHFENQEEAGKVIDHMGGFKDLLDHQRAQDWISDDVHETLQEKANALVEEWE from the coding sequence ATGAAAAAGAAAAAAATTGTCACATTCTCGATTTGCGCAACACTCATCGTCTCTTTGCTCGCACCATCGATCCATGCAGAGGAACCTGCCGATGCCGATTCCCACATGACCGGCCATGGCGGTGCGGTAGCCTCCGAAGATGTGCATGCCTCTGAAGCCGGGATGACAATTCTTGAACAAGAAGGCAATGCCGTTGATGCAGCTATTGCAGTTGCGGCTGCACAAGGGATAACAAGGCCTTACTCCGGCGGCATTGGCGGAGGCGGCATGATGCTCATCCATTTGGCGGAAGAAGACGAACCTATCGCAATTGACAGCCGTTCCATTACGCCGGCTTCGTTTAATGACGAAACGTACATAAATCCAGACACAGGGGAGATTTTCCCATCAGCGATGAGAATCTCAAGTGGATCATCTTTTTCAATTCCCGGGACGGTAAAAAATTGGGAAGTTGCTTTAGAAGAGTATGGAACGATGACGTTTGCAGAAGTGCTGCAACCGGCGATTGACGTAGCCGAAGAAGGGTTCGTCGCAGATGAAAATTTTGTGCGGGAAACGACGGAAAATCAAGAACGTTTTGATCTTTTCACTTCTACAAGAGACATTTACCTCAATGACGACGGATCCGCTCCGGAACCCGGCGACGTGATTCAAAACCCTGATATGGCCCATACTTATCAATTGCTGGCAGAGGAAGGGAGCGAGGTTTTCTATGAAGGAGAAATCGCCGAGGCCATGGTTGACACGATTAACGATCCACCGGTCGTGGACGACCCGGACTTTGAAGCCGTAAGCAGCGAATGGCTTACGGAATACGGGGTGTTGGAAGGCGATGTCACGATGGAAGACTTTACAAACTATGAAACGGTTACCAGCGATCCGATCCACACCGATTACCGTGACTACGACATCTATGGCATGCCTCCTTCTTCCAGTGGCGGCCTCACGGTTGGACAAACGTTTAATATGTTAGAGCATTATGATCTTGAAAATATGTCCGGTACCGAGGCGTGGCATCATTTTATGGAAGCAACGAGGTATGCGTTTGCCGATCGGCGGGCGTATACCGGAGACCCTGCACATTCGGAAATCCCCGTTGATGAATTGCTTTCCGATGAATACACCGAAGAACGGATCACAAATATTGATTCGGACCGTGCATCAATTGGCCAGGTTCCTCCCGGCAATCCACGGTCGGAAGATGACGAAGACTTCTTCTATGATTTTGCAGAGGACGATGGCGCTGAATGGGATGCCCATAAGTTTCACAGAATCGATACCGGGCCTGAAAGCCATCCTTTTGATGCAAGCTTTACGATTGAAGATAACACCGGACAAATTGAATTGGCAGAAAGAATTGACGGCAGAGGAAGCGCGTACGGACGGGCCGCTGCTAACATGAATCCCGTGGAAGATAATGAAGTAAACTTGCGAGTACGCGCGGATGAAGAAGAATATGACCAACGCTTGCGATTATGGCTGAACGGCGACGTTTGGCAGTCAGGCAGCAGCGTACCGAGCAATGGCTACGGACTGGAAATCAACACGGAAACCGGCGAACTTGTTCTTCAGCGTGTCATCGATGGTGACTTAGCAACGCTCGAGCGTATCGATTATCCCGTAGAAACAGATTGGCACGATTTACGTTTCCGGGCAGAAGATAACGAGCTTAAAATAAGTGCCTGGGAAGCGGATGACGAGGAACCCGAAGAATGGTTAGCCGTCCATGAATTAGCGGAAGAAGACCAGTTGGATGAGCCTCTCGGCCGTTTAATGATGAGCGTGATTAATTTTGATTACGAACAAACGCAAACATTTTTCCTTGATCATATTGAAGCTGAACCCGTAACCGAAGATAGTGAAACGCTTGCGGAGCCTAGCCAAACGAGCATAATGGCTAACGATGCAACCCCTCCGCCTGAAACGACTTCCTTAGAAGAGGAAACTCAAGGGGTACAAGCCGATGAAGAAAAACGCATAAAAGACGAAGAAGATATTATCGATGAATCGACGATTCACCTTGCTGCTAGCGATGATGAAGGCAACGTCGTGAGCTATACGTCAACGATTGTATCGATCGGCGGCAATGGCATGGTCGTTCCCGGGTATGGTTTTTTGTTAAATAACGCCGTGTATGGGCGAACGCCAACCGAATCTCCTACGCATCCTAATTACCCACGACCGGACATGCGCTCCCTGAGCAGCATGGCCCCGACCCTTGTCATGGAAGATCAGTCGCCTGTCCTAACAGTGGGGGCTCCGGGAAATGATTCGATTTTAACAACCGTGTCACAAATCATGATGAACAACTTGGATTTTGATAAACCGCTTCCGGAAGCGATTGAACAGCCTCGCTTGTCGCAACGAAACAATTTTAACGCATTGGCTGAGTATGAAGAAAACTATATGGATGCAGAAACAGAGCAACAAATCGAAGAACTAGAAGCGATGGCCCATCTCTTTACGGCCAATACGAACGAGCAGGGGATCGGAGCGGCAGTCGGCATTGAATTTTCAGATGACGGTCAAGTCACTGCAGCCACCGAACCTGAGCGTCGCGGGGGAGGAAGCGCCCTCGTGCAAAGCAAAACAGATGATGAAGTTAGTGCAGCAGTGCTGTTACAATTAGTGGATCGCTTTGCCGAAGAAGGCGAATTTGAAAACGATGAGGCTGTCCGCGCGTTGGACGTACATTTAACGTCCGTCGATCATTTCGAAAATCAAGAAGAGGCGGGAAAAGTCATTGACCATATGGGCGGATTCAAAGATTTGCTTGACCACCAACGAGCACAAGACTGGATATCCGATGACGTCCATGAAACGCTGCAGGAAAAAGCGAATGCATTAGTGGAAGAGTGGGAATAA
- a CDS encoding N-acyl-D-amino-acid deacylase family protein, whose translation MWKRSFIVSLAVIFIGGSVGALENNNQSDAQENEFDTIIKNGTVMDGTGQSSYEADVGVRDGYIKQIGDLGEANAAHEVDVDGNIVAPGFIDVHSHADLEALQTATSSLTQGVTTEILSPDGGGPVDVTERHELEAEGLAINIGTYIGFNSVWEEVVGEDDRDATEEEIAEMQGLVETGLEEGAFGVSAGLFYTPGNYADTEEVIDVVEVADQWRTNFPHHIRDEMDDVVEATEETIEIGEEAGLVPVITHMKVMGADNWGASEETVDLIEEANERGTYAAADVYPYLASQTGLTALVPQWAQDGGFDAMLDRFADPELRQQIEDEIADVMTSRVETAEDVYFPSENETLADVAEAEDVNPGEATMRILEDQGSLTTIYHFGNEDDYERILQNSTTAVASDGGATYSDSIHPRRYGTQPRVLGEDVREEGLLSFEEAVQKMTGLPATMIGMTDRGFIAEGMVADITVFDPDTVTDNAEFDDPQQYADGIEHVLVNGEFALQDGETTDAQIGEALQRTGNMPSRPMSVDQDVSVEGSGTLRNVDSSGSPDAEVAVAVEQSASDSSATGYFQFNHEGEDIEIEAEEVGQLQAKEDWASVTGLGTLVNGEERAFEVIIEENDPMIEDDRASVTVHIEDEFEYQGTLSPQQMDVQSTE comes from the coding sequence ATGTGGAAACGCTCTTTCATTGTTTCGTTAGCAGTCATTTTTATAGGCGGTTCTGTAGGGGCATTGGAAAATAATAACCAAAGTGATGCCCAAGAAAATGAATTCGATACGATTATTAAAAACGGCACAGTGATGGACGGGACAGGTCAATCGAGTTATGAAGCAGATGTAGGGGTCCGAGACGGTTACATTAAACAGATTGGAGATTTGGGTGAAGCCAATGCTGCGCATGAAGTCGATGTTGACGGGAACATCGTTGCGCCGGGTTTTATTGATGTTCACAGCCATGCCGATCTGGAAGCGTTGCAGACCGCGACTAGCTCGCTCACACAAGGAGTGACGACAGAAATCTTAAGCCCGGATGGCGGTGGACCGGTCGATGTGACGGAACGGCACGAACTGGAAGCTGAAGGGTTGGCAATTAACATCGGCACGTATATTGGATTTAATTCAGTCTGGGAAGAAGTTGTCGGTGAAGACGATCGCGATGCCACGGAGGAAGAAATTGCAGAGATGCAAGGATTAGTTGAAACAGGATTGGAAGAAGGAGCGTTTGGCGTTTCGGCGGGGCTCTTTTACACGCCTGGCAATTATGCCGATACCGAAGAAGTGATCGATGTTGTCGAGGTTGCTGATCAATGGCGAACAAATTTCCCGCACCATATTCGGGACGAAATGGATGATGTCGTAGAAGCGACCGAAGAAACGATCGAAATTGGAGAAGAGGCAGGACTCGTTCCGGTCATCACGCACATGAAAGTGATGGGGGCGGATAACTGGGGAGCATCAGAAGAAACGGTTGATCTCATTGAAGAGGCCAATGAGCGCGGAACATATGCAGCCGCTGATGTTTACCCATATCTGGCCAGTCAGACCGGTTTGACGGCACTCGTCCCGCAATGGGCACAGGATGGCGGTTTTGACGCGATGCTGGATCGTTTTGCCGACCCCGAATTACGTCAGCAAATTGAAGATGAAATTGCAGATGTGATGACGAGCCGGGTGGAAACAGCGGAAGATGTTTATTTTCCTAGTGAAAATGAAACGTTGGCCGACGTTGCTGAGGCAGAGGATGTGAACCCAGGGGAAGCGACAATGCGAATATTGGAGGATCAAGGGAGCTTGACGACGATCTATCATTTTGGAAATGAAGATGATTATGAACGAATTCTCCAAAATTCAACAACGGCTGTCGCTTCAGATGGAGGCGCCACTTACTCGGACAGTATTCACCCTCGTCGTTATGGTACACAGCCACGGGTGCTTGGCGAGGATGTTCGGGAAGAAGGCCTGCTTTCTTTTGAGGAAGCCGTGCAGAAGATGACAGGCTTGCCGGCCACGATGATTGGGATGACTGATCGGGGTTTTATCGCGGAGGGCATGGTCGCTGATATTACGGTTTTTGATCCGGATACGGTTACGGACAATGCCGAATTCGATGACCCTCAGCAGTATGCGGACGGGATCGAGCATGTGCTCGTGAACGGTGAATTTGCCCTGCAAGACGGTGAAACGACCGATGCTCAAATCGGAGAAGCATTGCAACGAACGGGGAATATGCCGAGTCGGCCGATGAGCGTCGATCAGGATGTCAGCGTCGAAGGCTCTGGAACATTGCGCAATGTAGATAGTTCCGGTTCCCCGGATGCAGAAGTAGCGGTGGCTGTTGAGCAATCAGCAAGTGATTCATCAGCGACAGGTTATTTCCAATTTAATCACGAGGGTGAAGATATCGAGATAGAAGCCGAGGAAGTGGGCCAACTGCAGGCGAAAGAAGATTGGGCTAGCGTTACTGGTCTAGGAACGCTTGTAAACGGTGAAGAACGAGCGTTTGAAGTCATCATAGAAGAAAATGATCCGATGATTGAAGACGATCGCGCCTCCGTTACAGTTCATATCGAAGACGAATTTGAATATCAGGGAACGCTATCTCCGCAACAAATGGATGTGCAAAGTACGGAATGA
- the sipW gene encoding signal peptidase I SipW has protein sequence MWRVTRKLISGFTTALLFTLLVVTLFAVISSQAADGEPNVFGYELKTVLSGSMEPEIQTGSMIAVQPTEETTQFEKGDVITFTNPDDNLVTHRVHEVENDGQQYITKGDNNNSTDAEPVLAENVLGEHTGLTVPFLGYAFVFATSEQGAVLLLILPGVLLLAYSAFTVWRALRQIESSKKNEEPATEESVSPPRQE, from the coding sequence ATGTGGCGTGTCACTAGAAAACTTATCAGCGGCTTTACAACAGCTTTGCTGTTTACGTTACTCGTTGTCACCTTATTCGCGGTTATTTCCAGCCAAGCGGCTGATGGCGAACCGAATGTCTTTGGGTATGAATTGAAAACGGTTTTATCAGGGTCCATGGAGCCGGAGATTCAAACCGGATCGATGATCGCGGTCCAACCGACGGAGGAAACGACCCAATTTGAGAAAGGAGATGTCATCACTTTTACCAATCCCGATGACAATCTCGTCACCCATAGGGTTCACGAAGTTGAAAACGATGGCCAGCAGTATATTACCAAGGGCGATAACAATAACTCGACGGATGCAGAACCGGTGCTTGCCGAAAATGTGCTTGGTGAACACACAGGGTTGACCGTCCCGTTTCTCGGTTACGCGTTCGTCTTTGCCACCTCGGAGCAGGGAGCGGTGCTGTTATTAATTCTGCCTGGCGTTTTGCTTTTGGCATACTCCGCGTTCACCGTTTGGCGAGCGTTGCGACAAATCGAATCGTCAAAGAAAAATGAAGAACCGGCCACTGAAGAATCGGTGTCGCCGCCTCGTCAGGAGTAA
- a CDS encoding TasA family protein, with translation MGIKQQLGMGVTTAVLGLTLIGGGTFAYFSDSVDTNNTFAAGSLDLDAEPTEVIDVDNLKPGDSMVRDFELQNNGSLDIDAVTLETDYTVIDAEGDNTEDFGEFIEVEFLYNADNLDEVIFQTTLSELQDMEPEAISEHVFYPELGDDGLPIDESHDLVVQFNFLSDVEEDLNQFQGDSLEMEWTFTATQTEGEEL, from the coding sequence ATGGGAATCAAACAACAGCTTGGCATGGGTGTAACGACAGCCGTTCTCGGCTTGACGTTAATCGGAGGAGGTACTTTCGCGTATTTTAGCGACAGTGTCGACACGAACAATACGTTCGCGGCCGGATCCCTTGATTTGGACGCGGAACCGACGGAAGTGATTGACGTGGACAATTTGAAGCCCGGGGATTCGATGGTTCGCGATTTCGAATTGCAGAACAACGGCTCTTTGGACATCGATGCGGTAACATTGGAAACCGACTACACGGTCATTGATGCAGAAGGCGATAATACGGAAGATTTCGGAGAGTTCATTGAGGTGGAATTTTTGTATAACGCCGATAATTTGGACGAGGTGATCTTTCAAACGACCTTAAGTGAACTCCAGGATATGGAACCGGAAGCGATCAGTGAGCACGTGTTCTATCCGGAGTTGGGCGATGACGGTCTGCCGATCGATGAGTCCCATGATCTCGTCGTGCAATTCAACTTCTTAAGCGATGTTGAAGAAGACTTGAACCAATTCCAGGGCGATTCTTTAGAGATGGAGTGGACGTTTACAGCTACGCAAACCGAAGGTGAGGAGTTGTAG